The sequence below is a genomic window from Saccopteryx leptura isolate mSacLep1 chromosome 3, mSacLep1_pri_phased_curated, whole genome shotgun sequence.
AAAGCAGGCAAACAGGGGGCCCATGTCTAGAGAGTGCTGCTATTTACCTGCTTTTCTCACGTCCTTTCCcaactctctcttctccctcttctccaaaAAAGTCACCACCACAAttgcaagataaagaaataatcattttatcGTGCATCAGACTATTTCATGGGGATGTCACAACGGCAAGGAGCCGAGTATAAAAATTGGAGGATGGGGTGGGGCAGCAGAGGGGCAGCAGCATCCAGAGCTGGGGCTTATCCAGCCCAAGGGTTCAGAGGACATCACCTTTGCCTGTGGCAAGATTAGTGAAGGTTTTGGACAGGACTTGGACTCCCAGGCCAGCTTCCAGAGTGGGTGGCTGTCAGGCCTGTGCTGATTCTTCCTCTATTTGGGACAGTTTGGAGGAAAGTGTGTCCAAGGAAGCTCTATTTTCCTGTGGCAGTGGATCCCTTTGGCGTTTGGGGTGCTGGTTGGTGGTGGTGGGCGGCTGGACAGAGGTTCCTAGAACCGAGTGTGCTTTACCAAGTTTACACCTTTCAGAATCCAAGAGGCTCAGCTTTGAGGAGCCCCCTGCCAGGGGGAAGGTAAGACCTATGAATAAGCACAGACCATCTTCGCTGCTTCTGGGGGCATTGCCCAACATACCAGCATGCAGCCTGGACCTATTATTCCCCTGGCTCAGGGGAAAGGACTTGGGGATGGGGGAAAGTGGCTCAGCCCTATctctggagggggaggggtcccCAGTGCTTCTTTTGTCTGGGTCTGGCCTTTGCCAGTGAGGGATAGTATTTTCCCTGGCATTGAGCAGACAGCTGAACAGAACCCGCCAGAGAAGGAGGGAGCCCAGCTGGGCAGCTGTGGGGACACTTACTCGGTTCAGCTTTCATCCACATCAGAGCCTGCCTGCCCCAAGATTATCCCCACATTCAAATGTGGCTCCAGCATCTCACTTGGTTTTGGCCTTCTTGGATGGACATTGAGCAGAGAGCTTGGTTGGAGGCCAAGAGTATTGACCTCTTCATGAGGGAGCCAACACCAGGAGGCACAACCACCAGGTCTGGAGAGCTTCTATAGGCCAGAGCCCATATTCTCACTTCAGGGCTTTGAATTCAGACTTTGAACCTGGGCGCCTAAAGCATGGGGTCTGAGAATCTCCAGTGGGGCTCCCAGAGCTCAAGACCTGAAACTAGGAGCCTAAAGCCCCAGTGTGGGGGAAGCCTGAAGGCAGGGCTGGCAGCGGGGTTCTCTGGTGGTTGGGAGCCCACCCTAGAAGCAGCTGGTTCAAGCCATTTTTGTTGTGTGCTTGTCTTGCTCACAGAAGTCTGGACTAGACTCCTGATAGTTTGGTTGGTGTGCAGGGCCAGCCCCGGGCTTATAGTGCTGTCTCGGGACCTCTTCATTACCCATGGGACCCCGGGGCAAGAGTGCATTCCAGATGTCCacttagtccaggggtcgggaacctttttggctgagagagccatgtacaccacatattttaaaatgtaattcagtgagagccatacaatgacccgtgtacgttatgcattgtccaataaaaatttggtgttgccccggaggacagctgagattggctccagccacccgcaaccatgaacatgagcgataggaaatgaatggattgtaatacatgagaatgttttatattattaacgttattactattttttattaaagatttgtctgcgagccagatgcagccatcaaaagagccacatctagctcgtgagccataggttcccgacccctgacctagtcCCTCAGAGCCTGCTCTGCCTTCAGGAACTGTGTGGGCTCTAGCCAGCCTGTGGCCTGTGCCTCCATCTGCCTTGTAGCCCCTCTTCCTCCAGCCagaggtccccccacccccaaggctcAGACCCAAGAAGACCTGCAGTTTCTGGGCCTTTGGGTACAGGAGCCCAGGAAGAGCCGTGGCTGGAGGAATTTTGTGGCTCTGCCTCTGCATCTTGCTTGATCTGGGATTGCCCTCTCTGCTGCAAAACAGGCACAAGCATCCATCCCTGTCTTCTCTGTCATCCAGTGAAATGTGGTTGGGAGAGGGCTATTTTACGTGGCCCTTTCCTTTCTGTGTGAGCGGTTTCCATTCTCAGTTTCATGGAGGAGCAGCACTGAGGAGGAGATGCATGAGGGCATCACTGCAGAGGCCCAGCTGGGGTCTCTGGTCCAGGATGGCAGCTAGGCTCCTGCCTGGGGGGTCTAGGGAGTGGGGATTTTCCTCTCTGAGGGGAGGCCAGGCAGGTTGGGCTCCAGGGTGGGACTGTAGGCTTCTCTTGCCCTCATCTCACCTGCTTTTCCTGCTGAGAAGGTCCCACAGAAATTGAACCTTCAGCTGCTCTTGGAGGGCTAAAGTTAACCCTTTGCCCTTGACCTGGTATCTGCCCATTTCCTTTCCAGTGGGCTTGAGAAGACAAAGTTACCATGCTGAAGCTGCCAGgggtctgtgtgtatgtgtgtgggtgcaACTTCCAGCAAAATGGCACCGATCTCCCCACTGTAGGGCCACCCCTTTCCTTAATGGCAGGGTCAGTAGGCACGTGGCTGTAACACTCCTGTTACCCTCCTCACATCTACAAGTAGAAAAATGGATACAGATAACAACTGAGTGGTCAGTAGCAGCCACATGTGGACAGCCAGAAGCATGAGTAAGGTCCCTTTGGTCAGTGGTAGCCACAAAGGCCCAGGCTTGAGGGAGACCCCAGTTGGTGCCCTTGGGGTCACCTGCCTGGTTTCAGTAATAAATAACATGAGGacccaaaaaccaaaccaaaacaaaatataaccaGTATCTTTTGGGGTAGATGGAAGGGTACTGTTTAAATTATTGGCCTTCCCCAGGCCACTAGGTGGTTGCTGGGCGTGGGCAGGTGGCAGTCACCGGCACGTGTGCAATTCTACCAGCCGCTGGCATTGCCGGCACTTGACGAAGCAGCACCAGTGGAACTTGCAGCTGCAGCGCTCGGCCAGCTCCACCTGTGCTGTGTGGAAGCCACGGCCGCAGCACAGCAGCTCACAGCCGTCGATGGCCTTGGATGTCTTGTTGCATGTGCGGCCCCTTGTGCCCAGCACGCCACTGCGCATGTCCTGCTCACAGAAGTCTGGGCTGGGCTCCAAGTACACCAGGTCCTCATCCGTGTGTGGCTTGAACTGCGCGTTGCGTGGTACCAGTGCCCTGGAGGAGCCCACACGGCGTGGCTCTACCTCGGTGGCGCCATCAAATTTCTCCTTCAGTGCGTGGCCCACCTGCCGGAAGGGCGGCACAGCTCGCCAGCATGTCTTCACCTCGCAGGAGCCTGACACCCCGTGGCACTTGCATTCCACCCGCATGTGTGTCAGGATGGCCTGCAAAGGGCGGGGAAGGGAGAGTGCCATCAGCATATGTCAGGGAGGCCAGGGAGGTTTGCTGGCAGCAGACGAGGGCATGGCTGGGGCATGCAGCAGAATGGAAGCAAGATGCACTGTCATGCTTCCTCTGTATTAGGCACCTGTTGTATGCTATGGTGGGCCAGGAAGCTGTGTTGGGGACAGTTTCTGCCCTTGGGACATTTGCAGTTGACAGGGGAGAGACATTTTAAAGGGCAGTGTCATATGAAATAGTAAATGACAAGTGACATGATAGGGAAGAACACAGCTGCATTGAATCTGCACAGGAACCTTGGTGAGTAGGTGTTGAGAAGGCAGATGGTATCAGAGTTGGCACATGATCTTTGTTGGACATAGAAGGATTCAAATCCTAGCTGTGCTACCtgttaggggtgtgtgtgtgacagagagatggagacaCCTATACACATAAATACGTATGGATGGGGGGGACGTGTGACCATGCGGGGGGCCACTCCCACTGTCCCCCACCCTGCCGTCTGGTACCCCACTGGCCGACAGGAGGCATCTCTGAGTAGCATGTGGGTGGGAGAGTGTTTCAGGGACTTTGCCGAGCGCGCCCTGCCCCTGCGGTGATGGTGGCGGAAGACATGCCATGCTACCTTCCTGCCAGCCTCATTGTTGTGGAGGTTCATGAGGGCCCGGCTGGACGAGGCCCCCTTGCTTCTCTCCCGCACATCCACGAACGACTGTGAGAAGGCCACGCCGTAAGCGATGTTGTCTGAGCATCCTGACCACTGGAagcctggggggcgggggcagaaGGGGCCATGGGTGAGGGACGGCCAGGCCACTGCTCTCCCTCTCACACCTCAGCACCTCCTGCACTTACCCTGGGGGCTGACCCCATGCACTGTCCGGTCACAGCCGCACTTTTCCAGCTCCCCACTACTGCATGCCCTTGTCACTGCGAAGGCCACACCTGCTGAAGAGATGGCGTACACGAAGGCCGCCTCCCGAGTCCCTGTGggtggcagagggagggcagggctgggtccCAGTGCTCCTCCCTGCACCCTTCTTTTCAGAGGTGGGGGGTATATGGGACCTGAACGATGGCAGCCCACGGAGAAAGCAGGGCAGGCTAACTCCATGGGCCAGGAATGACACTGCTGGTGATTAGTCTCGTCACACGGATGCTAAGTACACTTGCTACATGCCTGGTCTTTACATGTGCTGAGCATTTCATCCTCACAGTGCCTGTGAAGTTAGTACCATCATCATCCCCGCTTTACAGAGCAATCACTCAACTTGTCCCTGGTCACAGTATGTGGGTGAGCAGGCAGACAGTCCAGCTTCATTGCTATTAGCTTTTGTGGGGTTACTGTTCCCACAACCCCTCCGGAATGCAAGTGATGTTCATGTCATTTTTGAGAGATAAGACAGGCCTAGAGTGGTGAACTGACTTACCAAGACTACAGAGCTGTGAAGGGGCAGACTGAACTGCCAGCCCAGGTCTTGCTTCCTCTAAAACCTGTGTTCTTTTTGTGTCTATTTCCCAGCCAGCCCCCACGGGCTCTGAGGGGTCCCCCAACCTTAGGATCCTGCCCCAGCCTTCCTGCTCCAGCTGGGCTCATTCCTGGTCTCTTTAACAGTAAATTGTCATCACAGTGGCCCCTACTGTACCTTGATCACTGCTGATGAGGGCGTGCACTCTTCCCT
It includes:
- the WNT4 gene encoding protein Wnt-4, with the translated sequence MSPRSCLRSLRLLVFAVFSAAASNWLYLAKLSSVGSISEEETCEKLKGLIQRQVQMCKRNLEVMDSVRRGAQLAIEECQYQFRNRRWNCSTLDSLPVFGKVVTQGTREAAFVYAISSAGVAFAVTRACSSGELEKCGCDRTVHGVSPQGFQWSGCSDNIAYGVAFSQSFVDVRERSKGASSSRALMNLHNNEAGRKAILTHMRVECKCHGVSGSCEVKTCWRAVPPFRQVGHALKEKFDGATEVEPRRVGSSRALVPRNAQFKPHTDEDLVYLEPSPDFCEQDMRSGVLGTRGRTCNKTSKAIDGCELLCCGRGFHTAQVELAERCSCKFHWCCFVKCRQCQRLVELHTCR